From a single Anaerolineales bacterium genomic region:
- a CDS encoding STAS domain-containing protein, protein MQISFSQQAGVTVMHIAGDVDASNYTDVIDKAQAAYDEGTRNLLVDLSKVPYVSSAGLMALHTLALIFMGQSINNKDGGRPAFRAINPQQDISARERMKLLNPQPAVEQVLSVVGLSAFFEVYSDLETALKSFQ, encoded by the coding sequence ATGCAGATTTCTTTTTCCCAACAGGCAGGCGTGACCGTTATGCACATCGCGGGCGATGTGGACGCGTCGAATTACACCGACGTGATCGACAAGGCACAGGCTGCCTACGATGAAGGCACGCGCAACCTGCTCGTGGACTTGAGCAAGGTTCCATACGTCAGCAGTGCCGGTTTGATGGCATTGCACACGCTGGCGTTGATCTTCATGGGGCAGTCCATTAATAATAAGGATGGGGGCAGACCTGCCTTCCGCGCGATCAACCCGCAGCAGGACATCTCTGCGCGCGAACGGATGAAATTGTTGAATCCACAGCCTGCGGTCGAACAGGTGCTGAGTGTGGTCGGTTTGTCGGCATTTTTCGAGGTGTATTCCGACCTTGAGACGGCGTTAAAGTCGTTCCAGTAG